A single genomic interval of Gossypium raimondii isolate GPD5lz chromosome 11, ASM2569854v1, whole genome shotgun sequence harbors:
- the LOC105804007 gene encoding uncharacterized protein LOC105804007: MIVMNLETEMPGRRHFSLVDTLELKSQIERKIGPIKAQKYFNLLTRFLSLKIGKPEFDRLCIGIIGRENVRLHNHLLRSIIRNASLSKNHPSTGNKLEGALSVKAANGYQRSNLKSMCKDFPQSPRKGRTINLRDQNHPSPLGPHGKSRGTVCEDAVPRVQEQQSATELLSLGSRPPMSFEEGEEVDQVAGSPSIHSRSPVRAPLGISLNAKRMRKVPWNRLASASETCHCKGELPDTGSLRKRLEKKLEMEGLNISVDCANLLNSSLDVFMKRLIKPCLELAGSRSGQKLIDQGHNWSTVSLNGMRPLGYAQKQNGSISASMLDFRVAMEINSPLLGVDWPTKLEKVCLHASEE, from the coding sequence atGATAGTGATGAACTTGGAAACTGAAATGCCGGGTCGACGGCATTTTTCTCTAGTAGATACTTTAGAGCTGAAATCTCAGATTGAAAGGAAGATTGGGCCTATAAAAGCTCAGAAGTACTTTAATCTGCTCACTAGATTTTTGAGTCTTAAGATTGGGAAACCCGAGTTTGATAGGCTCTGCATTGGTATAATTGGGAGAGAAAATGTTCGTCTTCATAATCATCTCCTCAGATCGATTATTAGAAATGCTTCTCTTTCGAAGAATCATCCATCAACAGGGAACAAATTGGAAGGTGCTTTAAGTGTTAAAGCGGCGAATGGGTATCAAAGAAGTAATCTTAAGTCAATGTGCAAAGACTTTCCTCAATCCCCTCGTAAGGGAAGGACTATAAATCTCCGTGATCAGAACCATCCAAGTCCTTTAGGGCCTCATGGGAAGAGCCGTGGTACTGTTTGTGAAGATGCAGTTCCGAGAGTTCAAGAACAGCAAAGTGCTACCGAGTTGCTTTCTTTGGGTAGCAGACCACCTATGTCCTTCGAAGAAGGAGAGGAAGTTGATCAAGTTGCAGGAAGCCCAAGCATTCACAGTAGGAGTCCTGTTAGAGCTCCGCTTGGCATATCTTTGAATGCTAAAAGAATGCGAAAAGTGCCATGGAACAGATTAGCATCCGCTTCTGAGACATGTCATTGCAAAGGTGAACTACCTGACACAGGTTCTTTGAGAAAAAGGTTGGAAAAGAAGTTAGAGATGGAGGGATTAAACATATCAGTAGATTGTGCCAATTTGTTGAACAGTAGCCTTGATGTTTTCATGAAGAGATTGATAAAACCCTGTTTGGAATTGGCTGGTTCAAGGTCCGGACAGAAACTTATTGACCAAGGTCACAATTGGTCCACAGTCTCTTTGAACGGGATGCGGCCTTTGGGATATGCTCAAAAACAGAATGGGTCCATTTCTGCATCAATGTTAGACTTTCGAGTTGCAATGGAAATAAACTCCCCTCTCCTTGGGGTGGACTGGCCAACAAAACTTGAGAAGGTGTGCCTGCATGCTTCAGAAGAGTGA